From Planktothrix tepida PCC 9214, one genomic window encodes:
- a CDS encoding DUF192 domain-containing protein, which translates to MNIQLLVGFEQGLILASIPTALVSIGFGVVGILWISCSSLFSSVSTAQFLSLGTALFDVPAQAQNNQGQMLPITAQAKIGGQVIQLEVAKTPQQQALGLMYRTALADDRGMLFPFDRPRVVGFWMKNCKIPLDMIFLRNGVVKAVQVNAPPCQQEPCPTYGPDVAVDQVIELRGGRSQELGIKVGDRIAITVVDFQQ; encoded by the coding sequence TTGAACATTCAACTGTTAGTGGGATTTGAGCAGGGTTTAATCTTGGCTTCTATCCCCACAGCCTTAGTCTCGATAGGTTTTGGGGTGGTTGGTATTCTATGGATTAGCTGTTCATCGCTGTTTTCATCGGTTTCAACAGCACAATTCTTGAGTTTAGGAACTGCCCTTTTTGATGTTCCTGCACAAGCCCAAAACAATCAGGGTCAAATGTTACCCATTACGGCTCAAGCGAAAATTGGGGGCCAAGTGATTCAGCTTGAAGTGGCTAAAACCCCCCAGCAACAAGCGTTAGGCTTAATGTATAGAACCGCTTTGGCTGATGATCGGGGAATGTTATTTCCCTTTGATCGACCTCGCGTTGTGGGATTTTGGATGAAAAACTGCAAAATTCCTCTGGATATGATTTTTCTTCGCAATGGGGTTGTTAAAGCGGTTCAGGTCAATGCTCCCCCTTGTCAGCAGGAACCTTGTCCCACTTATGGCCCTGATGTGGCGGTGGATCAAGTGATTGAACTGCGGGGAGGACGTTCTCAAGAATTGGGGATTAAAGTGGGCGATCGCATTGCGATCACAGTTGTAGATTTTCAGCAATAA